TATCGCAGCAACGCGCGCTGAAGACGGTTGCCTGCTCTATGCCTATGCACACGATATCGTCGATCCGGGGCTGGTGCGCGTTTTGGAAAAGTGGCGCAATCGGGCAGCGCTCGATGCGCATTTTCAGGCACCGCATATGAAAGTCTGGGCACAGGAACGCGCCAGTCTCGGACTGTTCGAGCGGGACATCAAGGTGTTCGAAAGCGACGAGGGTGTCGCGGTCTGACCGCTATTCGGCGGGCTGAACCGCCATGGGCCGCCTGGGGGTGATCGCGGACGTCAGGCGGCGCAAGCTGCGCGTAATCGGGCCATGCTGCGCCATCCACGCGTGATATTCGCGATACTTTG
This genomic interval from Novosphingobium sp. CECT 9465 contains the following:
- a CDS encoding putative quinol monooxygenase, with the protein product MIVVMGSFRLPIENFASAQPMMAKVIAATRAEDGCLLYAYAHDIVDPGLVRVLEKWRNRAALDAHFQAPHMKVWAQERASLGLFERDIKVFESDEGVAV